Genomic DNA from Carnobacterium divergens DSM 20623:
CTAATACAAAAATGAGATTAAAGAAAAGTAAGCCAGTTCCTTTTATGAGGCGTTTGAAAAGACCATCGTGATTTTCCTTTGGTAAATAGTGATTTTCTTGATAAATTGGGTTTGCTTCAAAGGCAACCCAATCACCTTGGCTAAATTCAGGGCCTTTTGCTTTAGGTTCTACACCATACATAGCCAAAATTTCTTTGGCAATTTGTTTAGGATTTCCTAGTTCTTTAGCAATTTGTTCTTCTGATTTTCCTTGAGCTAAGCCGTTTTCAAAGTGTTCAACGTAGTCGCTCATTACGTCTTGACGGTCGTTTTCTGATAAGTCACGTAGACTTAGTTTTAATTCAATCATAAAATGTTCTTTATTCATGGTTCAAGTCATCTCCTAATTCAATAATAGTTTCAACACTATCTGCAAAGTGCTGCCAATCAATTAACTGTTTTTCTAGATAAGTAATGCCTAAATCAGTGAGATGGTAGTATTTCCGACTAGGACCTTCATTAGATTCTTGAAGATAAGTCGTGCATATACCATCGGTTGTCAATTTTCGTAATAAGGGGTAGATCGTCCCTTCAGATATTTCAATATGTTGAGAAATCGTTTCGACTAGTTCGTATCCGTAACAATCTTTCTTTTTCAATAGAACAAGTACACATAAACCTAAAACTCCTTTTTTAAATTGAGTGTTCATTTTTTCACCTGCCAACCATCGTAATTTCTAAATTAACTATAACGGCTACTACTATCTATTACAAGGTAGTAAGCTAAAAACAAGACTAAAGTATGAGGTGGAGTTGGACTTGAAATGTAGAAGCATCTCCAACTTAGAAACCGATTTCAAATAAATCATGAAAAAGACAAACTTTCTTATCAATTACTTAATAACTGTTTGGTAAAGTAAGGACAGATAAGGAAAGGGCGTGTAAATATGTTACTTGATGATAGCAATTTAATCAATGAAATTGGTTGTGCACAAATTAAAGAAGTGGCATTTCCAACTATTACAATTGAAACTGAAGATGGACAATTACTTAAAATAAATGTAACGAAAAAACAAAAAAGAGATCCTATTTTTTGGAAATCAATTAAAGATATTTGGCAAGCAGGAATTTGGATTCCTTTTAATAAGAAGCTTTCACACTTACTTGATAATGATTGGTTAGTTGAACCAGCAATGGCTTAAATACTTAATAAAGAAAAAAAGCTCCTCATTTTAATGAGGAGCTTTTTTAGTGTGTTTTATTAAAAGGAATGTTACGAAACGATGTCGTTTATTAAGAATTTAAAGAATTGACGTTATTTCTTTAAAAAAATTTAAAAGAACGATATAATGTACAGAGTACTTATTGAATTTATAAAAATAATCCATGTCTAATTAAAAAAAGAAAAGTTAAAAACATACATCAAGCAAGAAAAAAGGGAGGTTGTTTACTTTGGAAACAACAAGAAAAGAGCGTATTTCAGGCGAGAAAAGTATCAAAAAACAAGAGCAATTTAAAGAGAACAGCGTAGTCGTAAAAAAAGGGATGGCTTTTGTTAGTACTACTTTAGTTATGGGTACGTTAGCTTTACCGACTTTTTCAGCAGTTGCAAGTGCAAATGAATTGGCAGGAAACAGTCAAAAAACAATCGAAAGCAACTTAAATAACGGTACAGATTCTGTTACGGAAGTTCAAGTGCCAGCTGTAGAGTCAACAAATACAGATACTTCATCAGTAGATACAGCCAATTCAGATTCAGCAACAAGTAGCGATTCTTCTGAAGGTACTTCGACTGAAACACCTGATTCTTCTCAAGTAACAGATTCTTCAGCAACACCTGATGCTAGTGAAGAACCAATTTCAAAAGAGGAAGTAAAAGAAGCCGATATTACGGAAGTTCAAGCGCCAGTTGCAAACTATGCGGCGGCAGAAACAATGATGATGGCTCGCAGTATGGCTCCACAATCATTTATTGCTTCAATTGCAGCTTCAGCAACTCAAATTGCAAATGAAAATGATTTATACGCATCTGTTATGATTGCACAAGCTATTTTAGAAAGTGCTTGGGGTGGAAGTGCCTTAGCATCAGCGCCAAACTACAACTTATTTGGTATCAAAGGGAATTATAATGGTCAATCAGTAGCAATGAAAACATTGGAAGACGATGGTCATGGCAATTATTATGAAATTATCGATTATTTTAGAAAATACCCATCTTACCACCAATCTTTACAAGATTATGCACAAGTAATTAAAGGTGGACCAAGCTGGAATCATAATTATTACTCTGGTGCTTGGAAGAGCAACACTTCTTCTTACCGTGATGCAACAGCTTGGTTACAAGGACGTTATGCAACAGATACATCTTACGCTTCAAAATTGAATCGTGTTATTGAATCAAATAATCTAACTCAATACGATACAGGCAGTACAGGAGGCGGAACAACAAACCCTGGAACTGGTGGCAACGAAAATACAGGCGGAAATGGCAATACGGGTGGTAATACAGGCGGTTCAAATGAAAATACTCAAACGTATGTCGTTAAGTCAGGGGATACATTATGGGGAATTGCCAATCAATTTGGCTTAACTGTTGCGAATCTAAAAGCAATGAATAATTTAAGTTCAGACACTATTTTTGTTGGACAACAATTAAAAGTCAAAGGTGGTTCAACAACTACTCCAGTGCCAGATCCAACACCAACACCAGACCCAACGCCAGATCCTGGCAATAGCTCAGTCTATACAGTAAAATCAGGTGATTCATTATGGGAAATTGCCAATAAAAATCGTGTATCGGTAGCAAACTTAAAAGCATGGAACAATTTATCTAGTGATATGATTTTTGTAGGACAAAAATTAACCATTAAAGGTGGTACAGTAACTCCGCCAACAACACCTCCAACCGGAAATACCGGTAATAATAATGGCAATACAGGTTCAACAACAGGAACGTATACAGTAGTAAGTGGCGATTCACTATGGGCAATTGCGAATAAAAATGGCGTATCTGTAGCGAATTTAAAAGCGTGGAATAACTTAACAACCGATACGATTTTTGTTGGACAAAAATTAACTATTAAAGGTGGCACAACCACTGCACCAACAAATCCAACAACACCGCCAGCAGGGAACTCGAATAGTGGCTCAACAACAAGTGGAACGTATACAGTAGTAAGTGGCGATTCATTATGGGCAATTGCGAATAAAAACGGCGTATCCGTGGCAAACTTAAAAGCGTGGAATAAGTTAACAACTGATACGATTTTTGTTGGTCAAAAATTAACTATTAAAGGTGGCACAACCACTGCACCAACAAATCCAACAACACCGCCAGCAGGGAACTCGAATAGTGGCTCAACAACAAGTGGAACGTATACAGTAGTAAGTGGCGATTCATTATGGGCAATTGCGAATAAAAACGGCGTATCCGTGGCAAACTTAAAAGCGTGGAATAACTTAACAACCGATACGATTTTTGTTGGTCAAAAACTAACAATCAAAGGCGGTACAACAAATAATTCAAGTCAACCATCGACAAATAACAATCAATCTAAAACGTATAAAGTCGTAAGTGGCGATTCGTTATGGGCGATTGCCAATAAAAATGGTGTATCCGTAGCAAATTTAAAAGCGTGGAATAACTTAACAAGTGATACAATTTTTGTAGGACAAACGTTAAAAATGAACTAAAAAAATTGAAACAGCATCCTAATCATTAGGGTGCTGTTTTTTTTGATAAAATAACAAATTTATTGTTGACAGCGTTTTCTGTTTCTGATAAGATGACTGTAGTTAATAAATGAAAACGATTTCTTGTGACTATTTAATTAGGCAAGGAAAAAGAGATGAGCACTCAAGTTCATTCCTTTTTCCTTGCCTAATTTTTTTGTTCAATTGAACTAAAAAGGGGGAACGGCAAGTAAGTGAAACGCTGTAGTTAAAAATAAATGTTCTGGAGGAATTAGGATGAAGAAAGAAAACTTAGGAAAACGATATGGCATCGGATTTTCTTATATAGCAATGACTCTTATATTATTTGTTTTATTTTGGGGATTGAGTTTTACTGGAATCGGAGCTTTTACTGGAATTTATGGTGCGTTTAAGATGATTTTCCCACTAGTAGTTGCGATATCGATTGCAGCTGGGATTGGCTTTGATCATAGTGGAGCTTCTGCTTTGGCTGGAGCAGTAGGATATTTGGTTTTTGGAGCATCCTTTTCTGTTTTAATTGATCCTAAAATTCCTTTTTTAGTAACAACTCCAATTAAATTATTTGGTTCAATGGGTTCAGATCAATTCTTCTTTATTCTTTGTGGGTTCATGATGGGAATTGTAGCAGGTGCTTTGTACAATAAATTTTACAATATTAAATTGCCAGAATGGTTAGCCTTTTTTGGCGGACGTCGTTTCGTTCCCATTATTACAAGTATTGTTGCTTTATTTATCGGCTCATTTATTGCCAATGTCATTATTCCGCATTTATAAGAATTAGGGGAGGAAAACGATCATGTTAAATCAAATGCAAAAAATTGGGAAAGCATTAATGCTTCCAATCGCAGTGTTACCTGCTGCTGGGTTGTTAAATCGACTTGGTGCAGCAGATGTGTTAAATGTACCGTTTATGAATGCCGGTGGAAATTCAATTTTCACTTATCTTTCGTTAATGTTCGCAATGGGAATTGCCATTGGATTGTCAAAAGACAATAGCGGGATTGCGGCTCTTGGAGGCGCATTGATTTATTTCGTATTGAACTTTGGTGTTATTGGCGTTAATGAAAACATCAATATGGGTGTTTTCGCTGGTTTTATCGCAGGTCTGATGTCTCCACTGATTTACAACCGTGTGTATGACAAGTATGAAGGTTCGCCTTACTTCAACGGTCGTCATATCGCGTTATTATTGAATGTGATTGCAGCGCTTTTATTAGTCGCTATTTTTGGCCTGATTTGGCCAACGGTTCAAAACGGATTAGACCACATCAACAGCTTTATCGTTGGTGCAGGTGCTTTAGGAGCAGGTGTCTTTGAATTTGCTAACCGTATGTTAATTCCAACAGGCTTGCATCATGTATTAAATTCATACTTGTGGTTTGCCTATGGTTCATTCCCAGACGCTGCAACAGGTGTCATGGCGAATGGCGATATCAACCGTTTCTTTGCGGGAGACCCAACAGCTGGAGCTTTCCAAGTAGGATTCTTCCCAATTATGATGTTCGGCTTACCAGCTGCTGCAATGGCAATGGTGGCTGCAGCTAAACCGAACAAACGTAAAGCAACTTTTGGAATGATGTTATCGGTTGCTGTTACAGCCTTTTTAACAGGTATTACAGAACCGCTTGAGTTTTCATTTATGTTTGTTGCTTTTCCGTTGTATGTAGTTCACGCAGTTTTAGCTGGAATCGCTGGATTTGTAACGAATTTATTAGGCATTAAAATGGGCTTCACGTTCAGTGCAGGGGCGATTGATTATGCGTTAAACTTTGGTCTAGGTACAAAAGCTTGGATGTTGATTCCAATCGGCTTCGTTTTTGCAGTTGTGTACTTTGTGATTTTTTACTTCTCTATTCTTAAATTTGATATTAAAACACCCGGTCGTGAAGACGATGAGGATGAAGCAGATTTAGCAGCAGAAGTTCCAAATGCAGGCGTTCAAACAGCAGTGGCGGGGTTAGGTGCTTCTGAAAATGATGTGGCTCCAACAGGAGATAAATACGACATTATGGCAGCTAAGTATATTACAGCACTTGGCGGACCTGATAATTTCACAAGTATCGACAATTGTACGACTCGTTTGCGTTTACAAATGAAAGATACAAGTATTGTGAACGAGCAAGCGTTGAAAAAAGCAGGAGCACGTGGTGTTGTGAAAATCAACGAAACAGCTGTTCAGGTTATTGTTGGAACCGATGTTGAGTTTATTGCAGATAAATTAAAAAATGAATTGCATAAATAATTTTTTTAGAGGACTTTTTATAAAAAAAGTTCTCTTTTTTTGATTTTTAAGGAGTATTAGGACAAATTTGTGAAATTGTCCGTTTAAAAGAAAACGGTTTCAGTGTATAGTAATGGTAGAACAATAAAACAAGGTGTTTGGAGGTGTTAAATGCTTTTGTAAATGGATTTTTAACTTTTAAGGAAGAAGTAGAAGTAGCGTTTTAAAAATAGGAAAATGAAAAAAACAGGTGATAAAAAGATTTTATTTCACAAACTTATTACCAAAGGATAAGGCATCCTATTTTCTATTTTAAGAATTTAATGATACGATAAATTTATAAATGTAATCGTTTTCTTTAGAGAAGAATTACAAAGAAGGAGTGTGTTTAGAATGGAAGGTTTTTACGGAGAATTGATAGGTACAATGGTATTGATTATTTTTGGAAGCGGTGTCGTTGCAGGGAATGTGTTAGTCAAAGCAAAATCATTTAACATGGGTTGGGTTGGAATTACGATTGCTTGGGCAATTGGGGTAACACTTGGAGTTTATGTAGTTGCTGGAAATAGTCAGGCTCATTTAAATCCTGCAGTGACCTTAGCCTTTGCAGTTATTGGTGCTTTTCCATGGGCAGAAGTACCCGGTTATATTGCCGGTCAGTTGATTGGAGCATTTTTAGGAGCCATTATTGTTTATTTAGTTTATTTGAAACATTGGAAAGCAACTGAAAGTAAAGGGGATAAATTAGCCGTATTTTCAACTGGCCCAGCGATTCGCAGTCCGTTTGCTAATATGATGACAGAAGCGTTAGGCACTTTTGTTTTAACGTTTGGTTTACTTGCAATTGGAGCAAATGAAATTACAGTTGGATTAAACCCAATCATCGTTGGACTATTGATTCTAGGTATTGGATTAGCTCTTGGGGGACCAACGGGTTATGCGATTAATCCAGCACGTGATTTGATGCCACGGATTGCACATGCAGTATTGCCAATTTCAGGTAAAGGCGATTCTGATTGGAGTTATGCTTGGGTACCCGTAGTTGGACCGATTGTCGGTGGGATTTTGGGAGCGATTTTCTATCACTTTATCTATTTAGAAATTTCTATGATTGGATTAATTATTTTTATTGTAGTATTATTCGGCCTAGTCGTAGCTACAAAACAGAAAGACTAATGAATTTTAAGGGAGTGTTGACGGATGGAAAAAAAATATGTCTTAGCAATTGATCAAGGAACAACGAGTACACGAGCAATTTTATTTAATAAAAAAGGGGAAATCGTGCATACATCGCAACGTGAATTTACACAATATTTTCCACAACCAGGCTGGGTGGAACATGATGCGAATGAAATTTGGGTAACGACTTTAGCTGTAATTGCTGGCGTGTTAATTGAGTCTGATACGCGTCCAACACAAATTGATTCAATTGGAATTACCAATCAACGTGAAACGACTGTTGTTTGGGATAAAAATACAGGAATGCCGATTTATCATGCGTTAGTTTGGCAATCAAGACAAACAAGTGATATTGCCAATGATTTGATCAAAGCAGGACATACAGATTTAGTTAAAAGTAAAACAGGATTAAGAGTAGATGCCTATTTTTCAGGAACAAAAGTTAAATGGCTTTTAGACAATGTTGAAGGTGCAAGAAGTCGTGCTGAAAAAGGCGAGCTATTATTTGGAACAATTGATACATGGTTGATTTGGAAATTAACAGGCAATCAGGTTCACGTTACAGATTATACCAATGCGTCAAGAACGATGATGTTCAATATTCATGACTTAAAATGGGACGATGAATTATTAGAATTGCTAGAGATTCCAAAAAGCATGCTCCCAGAAGTTCGCTCTTCTTCTGAAGTTTATGGAAAAACGGTTGAATACCATATGTTTGGTCAACAAGTTCCGATTGCTGGAATTGCAGGAGATCAACAAGCAGCGCTATTTGGTCAAAACTGTTTTGAAAAAGGCATGATTAAAAACACCTATGGAACAGGTTGCTTTATTTTAATGAATACAGGTGAAGAAGCGATTAATTCGGATAACGGCTTAATTACAACGATTGCTTACGGAATTGATGGAAAAGTCAATTATGCTCTAGAAGGAAGTGTCTTCGTTGCAGGGTCTGCCGTTCAATGGTTACGTGACGGGTTAAGAATGTTTACCGATGCTAGTGAAACGGAAGACTATGCGGTTCGCGCTGGGTCAACTGGAGGCGTTTATATGGTTCCTGCATTTGTGGGTCTTGGTGCACCTCATTGGGATACAGATGCTCGTGGTGCTGTGTTTGGTTTAACCCGTGGAACAACCAAGGAATCCTTTATTCGTGCAACGCTAGAATCAATTGCCTATCAATCAAAAGATGTAATGGAAACAATGATTAAAGATTCTAATATTCCGATTACGGAAATGCGGGTAGACGGTGGCGCTGCAAAAAATAATTTCTTAATGCAATTCCAAAGTGACATTTTAAATATTGAAATCAAACGTCCAGAAGTAAACGAAACTACTGCTCTTGGAGCTGCTTATCTAGCTGGTTTAGCAACCGGCTTCTGGAAGAGCATTGATGATATTAAAGCAAACTGGCTTCTTGATAAATCATATAAGCCTGAAATGAAAGAAAAAGAACGTAAAGAATTGTACCAAGGTTGGGAAAAAGCAGTTGCTGCAACAAGAAGTTTTAAAATAAAAGAATAAACCGTTCGTCTAAATTAAAGGGAGTGTTTAAATGATGGAATTTTCATACCAAACAAGAAGCGATAATTTAAAAAAAATGCAGTCAGAACCATTAGATTTACTTGTAGTAGGTGGCGGGATTACCGGATCTGGGATTACATTAGATGCTCGAACACGTGGGCTAAATGTGGGTGTCTTAGAAATGGGAGATTTTGCTTCTGGTACTTCAAGTCGTTCCACTAAATTAGTTCATGGTGGATTACGTTATCTAAAACAGTTTGAAATCAAAGTTGTGCAGGAAGTTGGACAAGAACGAGCAATTGTTTATGAAAATGCTCCTCACGTAACAACGCCATTATGGATGGTATTGCCTTTCTATAAAGGTGGAACATTTGGCTCCTTTACAACGGCAATTGGTCTTGAAATGTACGATCATTTAGCAAAGGTAAAAAAATCTGAACGTCGTTACATGTTGAAACCACTCAGAGCGTTAGAAAAAGAACCTTATTTGAAAAAAGAAGGGTTGAAAGGCGCCGGCGTTTACGTTGAATATCGGACGGATGATGCTCGCTTAACCGTTGAAGTAATGAAAAAAGCAGCTGAAGAAGGAGCGATGATTGCCAATTACGTTAAAGTAGAAAAATTTGTTTATGATTTAGATGGAAAAGTTAAAGGTGTGGCTTTCCGAGATTTAATAAGTGGAGAAACGGGTACTATTTATGCTAAAAAAATTGTCAATGCAGCAGGTCCTTGGGTCGATAAATTAAGAGAATTGGATCACTCAAAAAAAGGAAAAACAATGCACTTAACAAAAGGGGTTCATTTAGTTATTGATCAAGCAAAATTTCCAATTAGTAATGCGATTTATTTTGATACGCCATTTGATGACAATCGAATGATGTTTGCGATTCCTCGTGAAGGGAAAACCTATATTGGGACAACTGACACCAATTATAAAGGCAATCCAAAAGAGCCTGGTGTAACGTTAGAAGACGTTCATTATATTTTAAATGCAGCCAACCAAATGTTTGATATTCCTAAAATTGAAGTAGAGGATGTGGAGTCAAGTTGGTCGGGTGTGCGTCCACTGATTCATGAAGAAGGAAAAGACCCTTCAGAAATTTCTAGAAAAGATGAAATATTCCATTCAGATAGTGGCTTGTTCACCATTGCAGGTGGGAAATTAACAGGCTATCGTAAAATGTCTGAAAAAGTAGTCGATCAAGTTGTCTTAGAATTAGCAGTTGAAACAGGCATAAATTACCAACCAACTAAAACAGAACGATTGCTTTTATCTGGTGGTAACGTAGGTGGCGGGGATAACTTTGAGAACTTTGTAGTTGAAAAAACGCAAGTCGGCATGATGCTTGGATTGTCTAAAGAGGATGCTGAGAATTTAGTTCATCGTTATGGTTCCAACGTAGATACGGTTTATGGTTATTTAAAAACAAGTCAAGAGAGTTCGTTAGACCCAGTAGATTACAGTATGCTCCATTATGGATTAGAGCACGAAATGGTGATAACACCAGTGGATTATCTCTTAAGAAGAAGCAGCCAAATGTTGTTTAATATTCATCATGCTAAAAAAATTAGCCAACAAGTAATTGATGAAATGTCCTCATATTATCAATGGGATGAGGCTGTAAAAGAAGCACATTCAAAAGAAGTGGAAGAACAATTTAAACTCCACACTGAATTTTCAAGTTAAATGTAAAAACACCACTAGTTGATCAAAACTAGGGGTGTTTTATTATTTATTTAAACTGATTTTAATGTCTTCCATGCTTCGATTAGGGCGTTTAAAGACTACTAATTTACTAGTGAAATAATTGATTAAAGAAGCGATGATGTTTGCAATTAATTTTGCTAATACTTCATTGAAGCCCAATAATGAAAAGAACAACCACATTGTTCCCGTATCTGCAATACCTGAAACGACACGAAATCCAACAAAACGACCTGCTTCAATCAGGGTTTCAGGAAGTGGTTTTGCAAGGCGTTTAAAAACAAATTTACGGTTTGTATAGTACCCAAAGAGCACGGTAATAAACCAAACAATAAAATTAATTACTAAATAATGAATAGGTAAAATACGAATGAAAAGTTCATAAAGGCCAATGTTTAGCCCAGTGCCAATCAATCCCCAAAAGAAATAGCGTAAAAATTCATGATACTCTTCTCGTAAAGAACGGATTTTTGCTCTCAGTCTAATCACTCCTTTAACGTGTCATGTCTTATTAATAACAACATTAAGTATTATACTCTTTTTGCATCCTAAAATAAACCAGAATTGATTTAAACGGCTTATTTTAAGAAAAAGATTGTTTTTTTCTTAAAATAATTTAAACTAGAGAAGGAGTTTTTAGGAAAGCAATGAAGGAGAAGATAAAATGAAGAGCTTTTGGCAACAATATAAGTCATCGATGCTTTTATTAGCAGGGTTGATTTTGGGTGGAATCGTAGGCGTTGTATTTGGTGAAAAAGCAACAGTACTACAGCCCTTTGGAGATGTGTTTTTAAATATTATGTTCGTGATGCTCGTACCACTCGTATTTTTTAGTATCTCATCGGCAATTGCAAATATGAATGGCATGAAGCGTTTAGGAAAAATTATGCTAAGTACGCTACTGGTCTTTTTTTCAACAGCATTGGTAGCATCAATTGTTGGATACATTGGTATTTCTGTTTTTAATCCAGTTAAGGGAATTGATGTGGAAAGTGTGAAAGCTTTAATGGGGGCACCTGGAGATGCTGAAAAAATCACGATTGGTGAGCGAATTGTCAATATGTTTACTGTTTCAGATTTTCACTTGCTTCTATCTAAGTCAAGTATGCTGCCGTTGATTGTTTTTTCAATCTTATTTGGCACAGCAACGTCAATGGCTGGCAAACAAGGTGAGGCGGTTGTAACTTTTTTAAATTCAGCAAATAGTGTGATGATGAAAATGGTTCAACTGATTATGTATTATGCACCGATTGGTTTAGGCTGTTACTTTGCTTCAGTTATTGGAACTTTAGGAGCTAAAATAATTGGCGGGTACGCTCGTAGTTTTGTGTTGTATCTAGTTATTGCAGTTCTTTATTATATTGTTTTCTTTACGCTATATGCTTTTATAGCAGGTGGCAAAGCAGGAGTGAAAATTTATTGGAAAAACATTGCAACGCCTTCAATTACAGCCATTGCGACTTGTTCTAGTGCAGCTTGTATTCCTGTTAATTTAGAGTATTCTAAAAAAATGGGTGTTACACCTGATATTGCAGAGACGGTGATCCCCTTAGGTGCAAATACTCATAAAGACGGTTCCGTTATCGGCGGTGTATTAAAAATTGCCTTTTTATATGGTATTTTTGGCAAAGAAATGACGTCACCTAGTGCGATGTTGACCATTATTTTAGGAGCTTTTCTTGTAGGAGCTGTTATGGGGTCAATTCCAGGTGGCGGAATGATTGCTGAAATGTTGATTGTGAATCTTTTTGGATTTCCGCTAGAAGCAGTTCCAGTAATTGTAATCATCAGTACGATTATTGATGTACCAGCAACGTTATTAAATTCTTCTGGAAATAATGTATCTGCAATGTTGGTTACTCGAATTGTGGAAGGGAAAAATTGGTTGAAGGATTATCTTAAAGCTAATCCAGTTTAGAAAAATTGTTAGCAAGAGAAATTGATTTCTCTTGCTAATTTTTTTGTTTTACGATTCTAAGAGGACAGTTGAAAAGTGCGGTGGAATTTGTTAAAATGATTGTATTATTATAGAAAAGACAATGATAAGGAATAGTAGTAAGGAAACTTTGATAGAGAGTGCATGGGTGGTGGAAATGCATAAAGAAGAATTATGAACTCGCCTTTTGAGTCGCTTTACTGAACTAGGAGTAAGTAAGGTCGTAGCACCTGCGTTAAGGGTATGAGGAGTCTAGAAAGCGATGCTTATTTTAGCGTGTTTTTTAGAAAACATAGGTGGTACCACGAATTTGATTTTATTTATTCGTCCTGTGAATGCGAAGCAACGAAAATTTTGTTTTGGATTTACAGGACGATTTTTTATTGTTTCAAAAAAATAACAAGTAAGCATAAGGGAAAGGGAGTCGAAGGTAAATGAGTTTTAACCACAAGACAATTGAAAAAAAATGGCAAAAATATTGGGCAAGTCACAATAGCTTTAACACAACAGAAGACCCAACTAAAGAAAATTTTTATGCGTTAGATATGTTCCCGTACCCATCTGGTCAAGGACTTCATGTCGGACATCCTGAAGGGTATACGGCAACTGATATCTTAGCTAGAATGAAACGTTCACAAGGGTATAATGTTCTTCATCCAATGGGATGGGATGCTTTTGGTTTGCCAGCAGAGCAATACGCATTAGATACAGGAAACGATCCTGCTGAATTTACAGCTCACAATATTGAAACGTTCCGTCGTCAAATCAATTCATTAGGCTTTAGCTATGATTGGAATCGCGAAATCAACACAACGGACCCTCATTATTATAAATGGACACAATGGATTTTTACAAAATTATATGAAAAAGGCTTAGCTTATGAAGCTGAAATTGCCGTTAACTGGTGCCCTGCTCTTGGAACCGTTTTGGCAAATGAAGAAGTCATTGACGGGAAAAGTGAACGTGGTGGATTTCCTGTTTACCGTAAACCGATGAAACAATGGATGCTTAAAATCACGGCATACGCTGAGCGTTTACTAGATGATTTAGAGCTTGTAGACTGGCCTGAAAGCATTAAAGACATGCAACGTAATTGGATTGGAAAATCTGTCGGAGCGAATGTGGAATTTACAGTCAAAGGAACTGATAAGACCTTTACAATATTTACAACACGTCCTGATACACTTTTTGGTGCAACGTATACGGTTTTGGCCCCTGAGCTAGAGTTAGTCAAAGAGATCACAACGCCAGAACAAATGTCAGCAGTAGAAGCTTATATTGAAGAAGTAAGCTTGAAAACAGATTTAGACCGTACCGATTTAGCTAAAGGGAAGACCGGTGTTTTTACCGGAGCGTATGCAATCAATCCTGTAAACGGAAAAGAAATTCCTATTTGGATTGCGGACTATG
This window encodes:
- the glpK gene encoding glycerol kinase GlpK, translating into MEKKYVLAIDQGTTSTRAILFNKKGEIVHTSQREFTQYFPQPGWVEHDANEIWVTTLAVIAGVLIESDTRPTQIDSIGITNQRETTVVWDKNTGMPIYHALVWQSRQTSDIANDLIKAGHTDLVKSKTGLRVDAYFSGTKVKWLLDNVEGARSRAEKGELLFGTIDTWLIWKLTGNQVHVTDYTNASRTMMFNIHDLKWDDELLELLEIPKSMLPEVRSSSEVYGKTVEYHMFGQQVPIAGIAGDQQAALFGQNCFEKGMIKNTYGTGCFILMNTGEEAINSDNGLITTIAYGIDGKVNYALEGSVFVAGSAVQWLRDGLRMFTDASETEDYAVRAGSTGGVYMVPAFVGLGAPHWDTDARGAVFGLTRGTTKESFIRATLESIAYQSKDVMETMIKDSNIPITEMRVDGGAAKNNFLMQFQSDILNIEIKRPEVNETTALGAAYLAGLATGFWKSIDDIKANWLLDKSYKPEMKEKERKELYQGWEKAVAATRSFKIKE
- a CDS encoding glycerol-3-phosphate dehydrogenase/oxidase, which translates into the protein MMEFSYQTRSDNLKKMQSEPLDLLVVGGGITGSGITLDARTRGLNVGVLEMGDFASGTSSRSTKLVHGGLRYLKQFEIKVVQEVGQERAIVYENAPHVTTPLWMVLPFYKGGTFGSFTTAIGLEMYDHLAKVKKSERRYMLKPLRALEKEPYLKKEGLKGAGVYVEYRTDDARLTVEVMKKAAEEGAMIANYVKVEKFVYDLDGKVKGVAFRDLISGETGTIYAKKIVNAAGPWVDKLRELDHSKKGKTMHLTKGVHLVIDQAKFPISNAIYFDTPFDDNRMMFAIPREGKTYIGTTDTNYKGNPKEPGVTLEDVHYILNAANQMFDIPKIEVEDVESSWSGVRPLIHEEGKDPSEISRKDEIFHSDSGLFTIAGGKLTGYRKMSEKVVDQVVLELAVETGINYQPTKTERLLLSGGNVGGGDNFENFVVEKTQVGMMLGLSKEDAENLVHRYGSNVDTVYGYLKTSQESSLDPVDYSMLHYGLEHEMVITPVDYLLRRSSQMLFNIHHAKKISQQVIDEMSSYYQWDEAVKEAHSKEVEEQFKLHTEFSS
- a CDS encoding GtrA family protein encodes the protein MIRLRAKIRSLREEYHEFLRYFFWGLIGTGLNIGLYELFIRILPIHYLVINFIVWFITVLFGYYTNRKFVFKRLAKPLPETLIEAGRFVGFRVVSGIADTGTMWLFFSLLGFNEVLAKLIANIIASLINYFTSKLVVFKRPNRSMEDIKISLNK
- a CDS encoding dicarboxylate/amino acid:cation symporter codes for the protein MKSFWQQYKSSMLLLAGLILGGIVGVVFGEKATVLQPFGDVFLNIMFVMLVPLVFFSISSAIANMNGMKRLGKIMLSTLLVFFSTALVASIVGYIGISVFNPVKGIDVESVKALMGAPGDAEKITIGERIVNMFTVSDFHLLLSKSSMLPLIVFSILFGTATSMAGKQGEAVVTFLNSANSVMMKMVQLIMYYAPIGLGCYFASVIGTLGAKIIGGYARSFVLYLVIAVLYYIVFFTLYAFIAGGKAGVKIYWKNIATPSITAIATCSSAACIPVNLEYSKKMGVTPDIAETVIPLGANTHKDGSVIGGVLKIAFLYGIFGKEMTSPSAMLTIILGAFLVGAVMGSIPGGGMIAEMLIVNLFGFPLEAVPVIVIISTIIDVPATLLNSSGNNVSAMLVTRIVEGKNWLKDYLKANPV